One Oryza brachyantha chromosome 3, ObraRS2, whole genome shotgun sequence DNA segment encodes these proteins:
- the LOC102711603 gene encoding protein phosphatase 2C 35, with the protein MGNSLACFCCGGGAGGRGVRHVAPAALPSDPAYDEGLGHSFCYVRPDKFIVPFSADDLVADAKAAAAAEGEATTFRAISGAALSANVSTPLSTSVLLLMPEESSAPATASSGFESSELFAAVPLQPVPRFPSGPISAPFSGGFMSGPLERGFQSGPLDAALLSGPLPGAATSGRMGGAVPALRRSLSHGGRRLRNFTRALLARAEKFQDSTDLGSPDAAAAVAACGDDPCGLQWAQGKAGEDRVHVVVSEERGWVFVGIYDGFNGPDATDFLVSHLYAAVHRELRGLLWDQREQNEQQDQRPDQPGSAPSTTASDNQDQWGRRCRTRRSRPPRGAADDQRRWKCEWEQERDCSSLKPPTQQRLRSNSENDHIAVLKALTRALHRTEAAYLDIADKMVGEFPELALMGSCVLAMLMKGEDIYIMNVGDSRAVLATMDSVDLEQISQGSFDGSVGDCPPCLSAVQLTSDHSTSVEEEIRRIRNEHPDDPSAISKDRVKGSLKVTRAFGAGFLKQPKWNNALLEMFRIDYVGSSPYISCNPSLFHHKLSTRDRFLILSSDGLYQYFTNEEAVAQVEMFIATTPEGDPAQHLVEEVLFRAANKAGMDFHELIEIPHGDRRRYHDDVSVIVISLEGRIWRSCV; encoded by the exons ATGGGCAACTCGCTCGCCTGCttctgctgcggcggcggcgccggcggccggggtGTCCGCCAcgtcgcccccgccgcgcTCCCCTCCGACCCGGCCTACGACGAGGGGCTTGGCCACTCCTTCTGCTACGTCCGTCCCGATAAGTTTATTGTTCCCTTCTCTGCCGATGATTTGGTGGCCGATGCGaaggcggctgcggcggccgagggggaggcCACCACGTTCCGGGCTATTTCCGGGGCGGCGCTCAGCGCCAACGTGTCCACGCCGCTGTCTACGtccgtgctgctgctgatgccgGAGGAGTCGTCGGcgcccgccaccgcgtcgTCGGGGTTTGAGAGCTCGGAGTTGTTTGCGGCTGTGCCATTGCAGCCGGTGCCGAGATTCCCGTCCGGGCCGATCTCCGCGCCCTTCTCCGGCGGCTTCATGTCTGGTCCCTTGGAGAGGGGGTTCCAATCTGGACCCCTCGACGCCGCGCTCCTCTCGGGGCCGCTTCctggcgccgccacctcgggGCGTATGGGTGGCGCCGTCCCTGCGCTCCGCCGGAGCCTCTCCCacggtggccgccgcctccgcaaTTTCACCCGCGCGCTCCTCGCGCGCGCAGAGAAGTTTCAGGATTCTACGGATCTCGGCTCGcctgacgccgccgccgctgtcgccgcctgTGGTGACGATCCCTGTGGTCTGCAGTGGGCGCAGGGGAAAGCCGGCGAGGACCGTGTCCACGTCGTGGTGTCGGAGGAGCGAGGCTGGGTGTTCGTCGGCATCTACGATGGGTTCAATGGCCCCGACGCCACCGACTTCCTGGTATCCCACCTCtacgccgccgtccaccgcgAGCTCCGCGGCCTTCTCTGGGATCAGCGCGAGCAGAACGAGCAGCAGGACCAGCGCCCCGACCAACCCGGCTCAGCCCCTAGCACCACGGCCTCAGACAATCAAGACCAGTGGGGTCGCCGCTGCCGTACCCGCCGCTCAAGACCGCCGcgtggcgccgccgacgaccaGCGGCGGTGGAAGTGCGAGTGGGAACAGGAGCGCGACTGCTCCAGCCTGAAGCCACCAACGCAGCAGCGTCTCCGTAGCAACAGCGAGAACGACCACATCGCCGTGCTCAAGGCGCTGACCCGCGCTTTGCACAGGACGGAGGCGGCATACCTGGACATCGCGGACAAGATGGTCGGTGAGTTCCCTGAGCTTGCGCTCATGGGCTCTTGCGTTCTTGCCATGCTCATGAAAGGAGAGGACATATACATCATGAATGTTGGCGATAGCCGGGCTGTCTTGGCAACAATGGATAGCGTCGATCTCGAGCAGATCAGCCAGGGGTCATTCGACGGATCGGTTGGGGATTGCCCTCCATGCTTGTCGGCCGTGCAGCTTACATCGGATCACAGCACTTCAGTGGAAGAG GAAATACGCAGAATACGAAACGAGCATCCTGATGATCCATCTGCCATATCCAAAGATCGCGTGAAGGGCTCGTTGAAGGTGACTAGAGCATTCGGCGCTGGTTTCTTGAAACAG CCCAAATGGAACAATGCATTACTGGAGATGTTCAGAATTGATTATGTCGGGTCCTCCCCATACATATCATGCAACCCATCCCTTTTTCACCATAAGCTCAGTACAAGGGATAGGTTCTTGATATTATCCTCGGATGGACTTTACCAGTATTTCACCAACGAGGAGGCAGTTGCTCAGGTAGAAATGTTCATTGCAACAACCCCTGAAGGCGACCCTGCTCAACATCTTGTCGAGGAAGTTCTTTTCCGCGCTGCCAACAAAGCAG GAATGGACTTTCATGAACTGATCGAGATACCACACGGTGATCGTCGGCGGTACCATGATGATGTATCCGTCATTGTCATCTCTTTGGAAGGCAGGATTTGGAGATCCTGTGTGTAA